Genomic window (Candidatus Omnitrophota bacterium):
ATGATCATGGATTCATCGGTCGTATCAACCGCGTGGGCATGGAATTTTTTAATGAGATTTTGCAAGGCAGGTTTTTGCGCTGACTTATAACGGATCTTAAAAAGAGCCAGTTCTTTTTCAATCGCGTCCACATCCGTATGTTCTTCCACGTGCAAGACGTCAATTAATTTTCCGGTTTGTTTTATGATTTGCTCCAAGGTCGTCACGTCGCCTTTGGCGGTAATGGTCATCCGTGAAAAACGGGGATCGACCGTAGGAGACACCACCAAGGCATCAATATTGT
Coding sequences:
- the ilvN gene encoding acetolactate synthase small subunit, whose amino-acid sequence is MNKAAEITSAKRKNTHTISLLVANKPGVLVRISLVFARRGYNIDALVVSPTVDPRFSRMTITAKGDVTTLEQIIKQTGKLIDVLHVEEHTDVDAIEKELALFKIRYKSAQKPALQNLIKKFHAHAVDTTDESMIIEQTGSTWQVDELEEKLKSFKLIEMVRTGKVVVARGNEPT